A single genomic interval of Gemmatimonadota bacterium harbors:
- a CDS encoding NADH-quinone oxidoreductase subunit I, giving the protein MALIKEILDGTKTLLTGMKVTLNNFLKPPVTSQYPMEKIEMTEAFRNVIVLIEKEDIGSHDCIDCKLCERICPSFCIYLDGERPEGLRRKRSTKFEVDFALCSDCGLCLDVCPTDTLGYSKVHDEAGYNRSDFLYDLLEPWADKEEAARERLKEIEAEQAAERAKKAAARKAKKVRREK; this is encoded by the coding sequence ATGGCACTCATAAAAGAAATCCTCGACGGCACCAAAACGCTCCTGACCGGCATGAAAGTCACACTGAACAACTTTCTCAAACCGCCCGTCACCTCCCAATACCCCATGGAAAAAATCGAGATGACGGAAGCGTTCCGCAACGTCATTGTCCTCATCGAAAAAGAAGACATCGGCTCACACGACTGCATCGACTGCAAACTCTGTGAGCGCATATGTCCCTCCTTCTGCATTTACCTCGACGGGGAACGCCCGGAAGGATTAAGGCGCAAAAGATCGACCAAATTCGAAGTCGATTTTGCCCTGTGCAGCGACTGCGGTTTGTGCTTAGACGTATGCCCCACAGACACCCTGGGATACAGCAAAGTCCACGACGAAGCCGGATACAATCGCAGCGACTTTCTCTACGACTTGCTCGAACCCTGGGCAGACAAAGAAGAAGCCGCGCGCGAACGCCTGAAAGAAATCGAAGCCGAACAAGCCGCAGAACGCGCCAAAAAAGCCGCAGCAAGAAAAGCGAAAAAGGTAAGACGGGAGAAGTAA